One genomic region from Panthera tigris isolate Pti1 chromosome D1, P.tigris_Pti1_mat1.1, whole genome shotgun sequence encodes:
- the IL10RA gene encoding interleukin-10 receptor subunit alpha gives MLPRLVVPLAVLLSLRLCSGAHGTELPSPPSVWFEAEFFSHILHWTPIPNQSEGTYYEVELLRYGRDSWESTPSCNQTLVLSCDLTIMTLDLYHDSSYKARVRAMAGNRYSNWTNTNTRFSLDEVTLMVSVKLEVDNGIILGRIQLPRPRIAPTGDTYESIFQHFREYEIKLRKVPGNSTFIKQKINRETFSLSPPGELGEFCVKVKPSVASRVNRGLWSKEECIVLTRQYFTVTNLIIFFTFVLLLCGALAYCLALQLYVRRQRKLPTVLVFGKPHPFNLVLQLPCPEPQDTIHPLDEGAFPKVSPELKNSELHGSTDSGFGSAKSSLQNEGSQFLLPVPHPQAAGTVGKGAPREPESSRSGGSNNSTDSGICLQEPSPSPGTGPHWEQRVRKSSQGQDDSGLGLAQNSEGQPGDVQGVSDLGRVNPPGPEVPGEEDPASVAFRGYLKQTRCTQERATTAGCLEEEPASTDGLGPKFRTCLDAEAGWPPLALAKGYLKQDPGTTRPASGTPTGQWSRPTEEWSLLGLTSSRDLGASDRNLAHDLAPLDCTAAPGGLLDRFDSNLVTLPLISSLHSNE, from the exons ATGCTGCCGCGCCTGGTAGTGCCGCTGGCGGTGCTCCTCAGCCTGCGCCTCTGCTCCGGCGCGCACG GAACAGAACTTCCCAGCCCTCCATCTGTGTGGTTTGAAGCAGAATTTTTCTCCCATATCCTCCACTGGACTCCCATCCCGAATCAGTCAGAAGGCACCTACTATGAAGTGGAGCTTCTGAG GTATGGAAGAGACTCCTGGGAGTCCACCCCCAGCTGTAACCAGACCCTGGTGCTGTCCTGTGATCTCACTATTATGACCCTGGACCTGTACCACGACAGTAGCTACAAAGCCAGAGTCCGGGCAATGGCTGGAAACCGGTACTCCAACTGGACCAACACCAACACCCGCTTCTCCCTGGATGAAG TGACTCTGATGGTTAGCGTGAAGCTAGAGGTGGACAACGGCATCATCCTCGGGCGGATCCAGCTCCCCAGGCCCAGGATCGCCCCTACGGGCGACACTTACGAAAGCATCTTCCAACACTTCCGAGAGTACGAGATTAAGCTGCGCAAGGTGCCGGGGAACTCTACG TTCATAAAGCAGAAGATAAACCGTGAAACCTTCAGCCTCTCACCTCCTGGAGAACTGGGAGAATTCTGTGTCAAGGTGAAGCCATCTGTGGCCTCCCGAGTGAACAGGGGGCTGTGGTCCAAGGAAGAGTGCATTGTGCTTACCCGACAGT ATTTCACCGTGACCAACCTCATCATCTTCTTCACCTTCGTCCTGCTGCTCTGCGGAGCCCTGGCCTACTGCCTGGCCCTCCAGCTGTACGTGCGACGCCAGAGGAAGCTGCCTACCGTCCTG gtCTTCGGGAAGCCCCATCCGTTCAACTTGGTCCTCCAGCTCCCCTGCCCAGAGCCCCAGGACACCATCCATCCCCTTGACGAGGGGGCCTTCCCCAAAGTGTCCCCGGAGCTGAAGAACTCAGAACTGCACGGCAGCACGGACAGCGGCTTTGGCAGTGCGAAGTCATCCCTGCAGAATGAGGGGTCCCAGTTCCTCCTGccggtcccccacccccaggcggCGGGGACTGTGGGAAAGGGGGCGCCCCGGGAGCCGGAGAGCAGCCGCAGCGGTGGCAGCAACAACAGCACAGACAGCGGGATCTGCTTGCAGGAGCCCAGCCCGAGTCCTGGCACCGGACCCCACTGGGAGCAGCGGGTGAGGAAGAGCAGCCAGGGCCAGGACGACAGCGGCCTCGGTCTAGCCCAAAACTCAGAAGGGCAGCCTGGGGATGTGCAGGGGGTCTCAGACTTGGGCCGTGTCAATCCCCCAGGGCCTGAGGTGCCTGGGGAGGAAGACCCAGCCTCAGTGGCATTCCGGGGCTACCTAAAGCAAACCAGATGCACACAGGAGAGAGCAACCACGgcaggctgcctggaggaagaGCCCGCCTCGACAGATGGCCTCGGCCCCAAGTTCAGGACATGCCTGGATGCCGAGGCAGGCTGGCCCCCGCTGGCCCTGGCCAAGGGCTATTTGAAACAGGACCCGGGAACGACTCGCCCTGCATCAGGGACCCCAACCGGACAGTGGAGTCGGCCAACTGAGGAGTGGTCACTTCTGGGTTTGACCAGCTCCAGGGACCTAGGAGCATCTGACCGCAACTTGGCCCATGACCTGGCCCCTCTGGACTGTACGGCAGCCCCAGGTGGTCTCCTGGACCGCTTTGACTCAAACCTGGTCACTCTGCCTCTGATCTCCAGCCTGCACTCGAATGAGTGA